A window from Pseudomonas moraviensis encodes these proteins:
- a CDS encoding thioesterase family protein, translating to MPHLTTYQTTIITDWVDYNGHLRDAFYLLIFSYATDALMDRLGMDSNNREVSGHSLFTLELHLNYLHEVKLDTEVEVRTQIIGHDSKRLHLYHSLHTIGEEQELAGNEQMLLHVDLAGPRSAPFSPDTLHRLQAIVAEQTDLPAPAYIGRVIALPPAR from the coding sequence ATGCCCCACCTCACCACCTACCAAACCACCATCATCACTGACTGGGTCGACTACAACGGCCACCTGCGCGATGCCTTCTACCTGCTGATCTTCAGCTACGCCACCGACGCGCTGATGGATCGCCTGGGCATGGACAGCAACAACCGCGAAGTCAGCGGCCATTCGCTGTTCACCCTCGAGCTGCACCTCAATTACCTGCACGAAGTGAAGCTCGATACCGAGGTCGAAGTGCGCACGCAAATCATCGGCCACGACAGCAAGCGTCTGCACCTCTACCACAGCCTGCACACAATCGGCGAGGAACAGGAACTGGCCGGCAATGAACAGATGCTCCTGCACGTCGACCTCGCCGGCCCGCGCTCGGCGCCGTTCAGCCCCGACACGCTGCATCGCCTGCAAGCGATCGTCGCTGAGCAGACCGACCTGCCCGCTCCCGCTTACATCGGCCGCGTGATCGCGCTGCCACCTGCCCGGTAA
- a CDS encoding L-carnitine dehydrogenase produces the protein MRFITEIKTFAALGSGVIGSGWVARALAHGLDVVAWDPAPGAEAALRQRVANAWGALEKNGLAPGASQDRLRFVATIEECVRDADFIQESAPERLELKLDLHSKISAAAKPDALIGSSTSGLLPSEFYESSTHPERCVVGHPFNPVYLLPLVEVVGGKHTAPEAVRAAMQVYESLGMRPLHVRKEVPGFIADRLLEALWREALHLVNDGVATTGEIDDAIRFGAGLRWSFMGTFLTYTLAGGDAGMRHFMSQFGPALQLPWTYLPAPELTDKLIDDVVDGTSEQLGRHSISALERYRDDCLLAVLEAVKTTKEKHGMSFSE, from the coding sequence ATGCGCTTTATCACCGAAATCAAAACCTTCGCCGCCCTCGGCAGCGGTGTCATCGGCAGTGGCTGGGTCGCCCGCGCCCTCGCTCATGGCCTCGACGTGGTGGCCTGGGATCCGGCGCCCGGCGCCGAAGCGGCGTTGCGCCAGCGCGTGGCCAATGCCTGGGGCGCGCTGGAGAAGAACGGCCTGGCGCCGGGCGCTTCGCAGGATCGCCTGCGCTTTGTCGCCACCATCGAGGAATGCGTGCGCGACGCCGATTTCATTCAGGAGAGCGCCCCCGAGCGGCTGGAACTGAAACTCGATCTGCACAGCAAAATCAGCGCCGCCGCCAAGCCCGACGCCTTGATTGGCTCGAGCACTTCAGGCCTGTTGCCCAGCGAGTTCTACGAGAGTTCGACGCACCCTGAACGCTGCGTGGTCGGGCATCCGTTCAACCCGGTCTATCTGTTACCGCTGGTGGAAGTGGTCGGCGGCAAGCACACCGCGCCTGAGGCGGTTCGAGCGGCGATGCAAGTCTACGAATCTCTTGGCATGCGTCCGTTGCATGTGCGCAAGGAAGTGCCGGGGTTCATCGCCGATCGCTTGCTTGAAGCGCTGTGGCGCGAGGCGCTGCACCTGGTCAATGACGGTGTGGCGACGACCGGCGAGATCGACGATGCGATTCGTTTTGGCGCCGGCCTGCGTTGGTCATTCATGGGTACATTCCTGACTTACACCCTGGCCGGCGGCGATGCCGGCATGCGCCACTTCATGTCGCAATTCGGCCCGGCGTTGCAATTGCCGTGGACGTATCTGCCAGCGCCGGAGCTGACCGACAAGCTGATCGATGATGTGGTCGATGGCACCAGTGAACAGTTAGGCCGCCACAGCATCTCGGCGCTGGAGCGCTACCGTGATGACTGCCTGCTGGCGGTGCTTGAGGCGGTGAAGACCACCAAAGAGAAGCATGGGATGAGTTTCAGCGAGTGA
- a CDS encoding gamma-butyrobetaine dioxygenase — protein MNTAVAVADFRTYPLISALRGVQGLADRVVIEWADGRVSPFHHVWLRDNCPCDRCVYSVTREQVFESVDAAEDLQPLATRIDTDGCLRIDWQDGHLSRFDPGWLRAHAYDDESRAERLAGKPQSRLWHSDLQLPVFDYTALMNDNAALLQWLLAVRDIGLTQVRGVPTEPGSLKLIAQRISFIRESNFGVLFNVQSKADADSNAYTAFNLPLHTDLPTRELQPGLQFLHCLVNDAEGGESIFVDGFAIADALRREDPQLFQALCEIPVEFRNKDRHSDYRCLAPIIAVDALGRVAEIRMANFLRGAFETSVAQMPLLYRAYRRFIAMTREPRFRLVQRLNPGELWCFDNRRTLHARNAFDPATGARHFQGCYVDRDELLSRILVLQR, from the coding sequence ATGAACACCGCCGTCGCTGTTGCCGATTTTCGTACTTATCCGTTGATCAGCGCGCTGCGTGGCGTGCAGGGTCTGGCGGATCGCGTTGTCATCGAATGGGCTGACGGTCGTGTCAGCCCGTTTCACCACGTATGGCTGCGCGACAATTGCCCGTGTGATCGCTGCGTCTATAGCGTCACCCGCGAGCAGGTCTTCGAGAGCGTCGATGCCGCCGAGGATCTGCAACCACTGGCCACGCGCATCGACACCGACGGCTGCCTGCGCATCGACTGGCAGGATGGTCACCTCAGCCGCTTCGATCCGGGCTGGTTGCGCGCTCACGCCTATGACGACGAGTCCCGCGCCGAACGCCTGGCCGGCAAACCGCAGAGCCGTTTGTGGCATAGCGATCTGCAGTTGCCGGTGTTCGACTACACCGCACTGATGAACGACAACGCTGCGCTGCTGCAATGGTTGCTCGCCGTGCGTGACATCGGCCTGACTCAAGTGCGCGGCGTGCCCACCGAGCCGGGCTCGCTGAAGCTCATTGCGCAGCGGATTTCCTTCATCCGCGAAAGCAACTTCGGCGTGCTGTTCAATGTGCAGTCCAAAGCCGACGCCGACAGCAACGCCTACACCGCCTTCAACCTGCCATTGCACACGGATTTGCCGACTCGCGAGCTGCAACCGGGGCTGCAATTTCTGCATTGCCTGGTGAACGATGCCGAAGGTGGCGAAAGCATTTTCGTCGATGGTTTCGCGATCGCCGACGCCTTGCGTCGAGAGGATCCGCAGCTGTTTCAGGCCCTGTGTGAAATCCCCGTAGAGTTTCGCAACAAGGACCGCCACAGCGACTATCGCTGCCTGGCGCCAATCATTGCTGTGGATGCGTTGGGGCGTGTGGCGGAAATTCGCATGGCGAACTTTTTGCGCGGCGCGTTCGAGACGTCGGTGGCGCAGATGCCATTGCTGTATCGAGCCTATCGACGTTTTATCGCGATGACCCGCGAGCCGCGGTTTCGGCTGGTGCAGCGCCTCAATCCGGGAGAGTTGTGGTGCTTTGACAACCGCCGCACGCTGCATGCGCGCAATGCCTTTGACCCAGCCACCGGGGCGCGACATTTTCAGGGCTGCTATGTCGACCGGGATGAGTTGTTGTCGCGGATTCTGGTGTTACAGAGGTAG